A portion of the Candidatus Pristimantibacillus lignocellulolyticus genome contains these proteins:
- a CDS encoding S1 domain-containing RNA-binding protein yields MAIEVGAKLEGKVTGITNFGAFVDLSGGVTGLVHISEIADNYVKDVKDHLKIEDVVTVKVINVDKDGKIGLSIKQAVDRPAGEQAPPSRERHTSGGQSGEKFNRGGGSGGGGNFERGGRPFNKQGGGKPNFGKPSFGKASFEDKMSKFLKDSEERISSLKKNTEGKRGGRGAKRD; encoded by the coding sequence ATGGCAATTGAAGTGGGCGCCAAATTAGAAGGAAAAGTGACGGGTATTACTAATTTCGGAGCATTTGTTGATTTATCCGGAGGAGTCACTGGGCTAGTTCATATTTCCGAGATCGCTGATAATTATGTCAAAGATGTTAAAGATCATCTGAAGATTGAAGACGTAGTTACAGTTAAAGTCATTAATGTGGACAAAGATGGTAAGATCGGCCTTTCAATTAAACAAGCTGTTGATCGTCCAGCAGGAGAGCAAGCTCCACCTTCTCGTGAGCGACATACATCAGGAGGACAAAGCGGAGAGAAATTTAATCGCGGCGGCGGCAGTGGTGGCGGCGGTAATTTTGAAAGAGGCGGTCGTCCATTCAATAAGCAAGGCGGCGGCAAACCTAACTTTGGTAAGCCAAGCTTTGGTAAAGCGTCGTTCGAGGATAAAATGTCTAAGTTCTTAAAGGATAGTGAAGAGCGCATTTCATCTTTAAAAAAGAATACTGAAGGTAAACGTGGCGGTCGCGGAGCAAAACGAGACTAG
- a CDS encoding peptidylprolyl isomerase: protein MLSNLTTKNFGKGLKLIVISALFVALLAACGKDEVNPSLTFKGVEGGEVVATYKDGTVTDLEFNKFKSAFALLQGMDEALLDQSGFREAVLEQYITYKILANRTTEEQQVKAKEEALTNFEQVKESLSAYGDVKDMLKEKNLTENDLASYIMFVVATNDYILSQITDDMTKEEYEANKNMYTLYDARQIVVNNSVTDATTQQVTVTRTDEEALARAKEVQAKLAAGGDWEALAKEYSDDAQTKATGGVLKDYMGGYWAKEISTAALELPLNEISEPIKSAIGYTVLKVEARDILEYDAVPDTTKDLIRNQLSQKVTSKFVEEELPGYEINMTLPELETPETTPTATPEGDAETPTATPAS from the coding sequence ATGTTATCTAATTTAACAACTAAGAACTTTGGTAAAGGACTAAAGTTAATAGTAATATCTGCGTTGTTCGTAGCATTACTAGCAGCATGCGGTAAAGATGAAGTTAATCCTTCATTGACGTTCAAAGGTGTAGAAGGCGGAGAAGTTGTTGCAACATACAAAGACGGTACAGTAACTGATCTAGAGTTCAATAAGTTCAAATCAGCTTTTGCATTATTACAAGGAATGGACGAAGCGCTTCTTGATCAAAGTGGATTTCGTGAAGCGGTTTTAGAACAATATATTACCTATAAGATTTTAGCTAACCGTACAACAGAAGAACAACAAGTGAAAGCCAAAGAAGAAGCATTAACAAACTTTGAGCAAGTAAAAGAAAGTTTATCTGCTTATGGCGATGTTAAGGACATGCTTAAAGAGAAAAACTTAACAGAAAATGATTTGGCTTCTTACATTATGTTTGTAGTTGCAACTAACGATTATATTCTAAGTCAGATAACAGATGATATGACTAAAGAAGAATATGAAGCAAATAAAAATATGTACACGCTTTATGACGCTCGTCAAATTGTTGTGAACAATAGTGTTACTGATGCTACAACGCAACAAGTAACAGTTACTCGTACGGATGAAGAAGCATTAGCACGAGCGAAAGAGGTACAAGCTAAGCTTGCTGCAGGTGGAGACTGGGAAGCATTAGCAAAAGAATATTCTGATGATGCACAGACAAAAGCTACTGGTGGAGTGCTCAAAGATTATATGGGTGGATATTGGGCAAAAGAAATTAGCACAGCTGCATTGGAACTTCCATTGAATGAAATTAGCGAGCCGATTAAATCTGCAATTGGCTACACAGTTCTTAAAGTTGAAGCACGCGACATTTTAGAATATGATGCTGTTCCTGACACTACTAAAGATCTAATTCGTAACCAACTATCTCAGAAAGTAACATCGAAGTTTGTTGAAGAAGAATTACCAGGTTATGAAATTAACATGACATTGCCTGAATTAGAAACACCTGAAACAACGCCAACAGCAACACCTGAGGGCGATGCAGAGACTCCAACAGCAACGCCTGCATCATAA
- the mazG gene encoding nucleoside triphosphate pyrophosphohydrolase has protein sequence MLKSITVVGLGSGSEDQITLGIWKKVKEASHLYVRTEHHPMMKLLHDEHIAYTSFDDVYEKHNNFPEVYEEIVQTLLQRVLEIEEAGKEASIVYAVPGHPMVAESTVQKLIARCEEQGIALNIIGGESFLDAAFTTLRFDPIEGFALLDAAELQPALLQPQLHTLIGQVYDKYTASDVKLALMERYPDDYEVIVGHALGVEGQQEIISVPIYELDRIDGYHNLSIIYVPRTTDDAVRNRTFDRLHEIVAILRSPGGCPWDQEQTHQSIRKNFIEELYEALEAIDADNPEGMQEEFGDVLLQLMLHSQMEEELGSFSIYDVLQTLNEKLVYRHPHVFGEDAAQNSEEALMSWEKMKAEEQLANGITDKRPSKLDGIPKDLPAILTAYKIQKKAAKVGFDWDEIGPVLEKIEEEIAELKEVIQSGEQDKQAEELGDLLFAVVNAARFIHADPEASLARTNMKFKARFQYIEEQLRINDKSFDDTDLVEMDQWWEEAKGIVKY, from the coding sequence ATGTTGAAATCAATTACTGTAGTAGGATTAGGATCAGGTAGTGAAGATCAGATAACGCTTGGTATTTGGAAAAAGGTGAAAGAGGCAAGTCATCTCTATGTCAGAACCGAGCATCACCCTATGATGAAACTATTGCATGATGAGCATATTGCGTACACAAGTTTTGATGACGTCTATGAGAAGCATAATAATTTCCCAGAGGTATATGAGGAGATTGTACAGACATTGTTACAACGTGTACTGGAGATTGAAGAAGCGGGTAAAGAAGCTAGTATCGTATATGCTGTTCCAGGACATCCAATGGTCGCTGAAAGTACGGTTCAAAAGCTTATCGCCCGTTGTGAAGAGCAAGGAATCGCGCTAAATATTATTGGTGGTGAAAGTTTTCTTGATGCAGCGTTTACTACGCTTCGTTTTGACCCGATTGAAGGATTTGCATTACTTGATGCAGCAGAGTTACAACCAGCGTTATTACAACCGCAATTGCATACACTGATCGGACAAGTTTACGATAAGTATACGGCATCCGATGTGAAATTAGCGTTAATGGAGCGTTACCCAGATGATTATGAAGTTATCGTAGGACATGCACTAGGCGTAGAGGGCCAACAGGAGATCATCTCCGTGCCGATCTATGAGCTAGATAGAATAGACGGATATCATAATCTATCGATCATCTATGTACCTCGCACAACCGATGATGCCGTACGTAATCGCACCTTTGATCGTTTACATGAAATTGTTGCGATACTGCGTAGCCCAGGTGGCTGTCCATGGGACCAAGAACAGACACATCAATCGATTCGAAAAAACTTTATTGAAGAGCTGTACGAAGCATTGGAAGCTATCGATGCAGATAATCCCGAAGGCATGCAAGAAGAATTCGGCGATGTGCTTCTACAATTAATGTTGCATAGTCAGATGGAAGAGGAACTAGGAAGCTTCTCAATCTATGATGTGCTTCAGACATTGAATGAAAAATTAGTATATCGTCATCCTCATGTGTTCGGTGAAGATGCTGCTCAAAATTCGGAAGAGGCACTTATGAGCTGGGAAAAGATGAAAGCAGAAGAGCAACTTGCCAACGGCATTACCGATAAGCGTCCATCTAAGTTAGATGGTATTCCGAAAGATCTGCCAGCAATTCTAACTGCTTACAAAATTCAGAAAAAAGCAGCTAAAGTAGGATTTGATTGGGATGAGATTGGTCCTGTACTTGAAAAGATCGAAGAGGAAATTGCAGAGTTGAAAGAAGTGATTCAATCAGGCGAGCAAGATAAGCAAGCAGAAGAATTGGGTGATCTGCTATTTGCCGTTGTTAATGCTGCTAGATTCATTCACGCCGATCCGGAAGCATCACTTGCTCGTACAAATATGAAATTTAAAGCTAGATTTCAATATATTGAAGAGCAACTTCGTATAAATGATAAAAGCTTTGACGATACTGATTTAGTAGAGATGGATCAATGGTGGGAGGAAGCCAAAGGGATTGTGAAATACTAA
- a CDS encoding septum formation initiator family protein yields the protein MAQTKSKQSISGAKRRFKILFVLAAIFLAWAGYTLLNQSNQQDAMQEKLMSLESNRDSITKERDSLATQIKLLNDPEYMSQLATKEQGMVKEGEQQIFSEQP from the coding sequence ATGGCCCAAACAAAATCAAAACAATCAATTAGTGGGGCAAAACGAAGGTTTAAGATATTGTTTGTGCTTGCTGCAATATTCTTAGCCTGGGCAGGATACACTTTATTGAATCAGTCTAATCAACAAGATGCGATGCAAGAGAAATTAATGTCTCTCGAGAGTAATCGTGATTCAATCACAAAAGAGCGTGATTCTCTAGCAACTCAAATTAAATTACTAAATGATCCAGAGTATATGTCTCAACTAGCAACAAAAGAGCAAGGAATGGTAAAAGAAGGCGAACAGCAAATATTTAGTGAGCAACCGTGA
- a CDS encoding RNA-binding S4 domain-containing protein: protein MRLDKFLKVSRLIKRRTVAKDVSEQGRIWINGREAKASSSVKVGDELQIQYGQKIVTVRIDRISETTRKDEATELYTLVKEEARPKENILDWE, encoded by the coding sequence ATGCGCTTAGATAAATTTCTCAAGGTATCGAGATTAATTAAGCGACGTACTGTTGCCAAAGATGTGTCAGAACAGGGACGGATTTGGATCAATGGCCGTGAAGCTAAAGCTAGTAGTAGCGTCAAAGTAGGCGATGAATTGCAAATTCAATATGGTCAGAAGATCGTAACGGTTCGCATAGATCGTATTTCAGAGACAACACGAAAAGACGAAGCCACGGAGCTTTATACCTTGGTGAAAGAAGAAGCACGCCCGAAAGAGAATATTCTTGATTGGGAGTAG
- the yabQ gene encoding spore cortex biosynthesis protein YabQ produces MSLSVQWLTLATMLMSGVGMGVLFDSYRVVSSELKFPRWTLSLIDLIYWIASAIVVFRMLYVSNSGEVRAYVFVGLAIGFLFYYWLFSKITTKMTLWLIKAIKWCIQIIVNIFHIIVIKPILIIWVVLLYIMKLGSKITIGIGKLVLQLLRPILKLVLWILSPLTKPLVRWLKPYWEKSNISTNLAKMWNIVKQRSQAWLRRK; encoded by the coding sequence ATGAGTTTAAGCGTACAGTGGTTAACGTTAGCCACAATGTTAATGTCTGGTGTTGGGATGGGCGTTCTCTTCGATAGTTATAGAGTCGTATCCTCAGAGCTCAAATTTCCGCGCTGGACCTTATCATTGATTGATCTCATATATTGGATTGCCTCTGCAATCGTAGTCTTTCGAATGCTCTATGTAAGCAATAGTGGCGAGGTGCGCGCATACGTATTTGTTGGACTAGCTATTGGCTTTTTATTTTATTACTGGTTATTCAGTAAAATAACAACAAAAATGACGCTATGGTTGATTAAAGCGATAAAATGGTGTATACAGATAATAGTGAATATTTTCCACATAATAGTAATAAAACCCATTCTTATCATATGGGTGGTACTACTTTATATTATGAAACTTGGTTCTAAGATCACTATTGGTATAGGAAAACTTGTGCTACAATTACTACGTCCGATCCTAAAACTAGTACTATGGATACTTTCTCCCCTTACAAAACCTCTAGTAAGATGGCTCAAACCGTATTGGGAGAAATCGAATATATCAACTAATCTAGCGAAAATGTGGAACATAGTGAAGCAGAGATCGCAGGCATGGTTAAGGAGGAAGTAG
- a CDS encoding polysaccharide biosynthesis protein, translated as MSLRAKWLKISGYGALWLTSATFVTKLIGVLQKIPLQNLAGDAAFGIYNIVYPIYQLMMALAIAGIPTALAFYIAQKNEKEQHNVLSVALIVISGAAVVSCMIGLLAAPWLAKLIGNIEVVTSIRMLALALLITPLLAVYRGYYQGKDDARASSISQLIEQCVRVACMLLLLWIGLIFNWSDSKLAAAVMFGSVIGAIAALIWLLSYQKGNNLVRIERKLLVTEGNILFRMALPTALAAIVVPMVAVVDAISIPRFMLGVGEQVSFVMAEFGRYSRIQPLIQLVSMLLGAFAAGFIPNWVKQDSAVNLGDRLLLIHRLAWMIGAAAAVGLFFLASPLNIMLYKDAESLTTFRILSWTTLASSMLAVQVPLLQAAGVRKLPLYLLLIAAGSKAILNYAFVPIWGIEGAALAGNIALFVPAIIGALALRRATNHMNVVMNCKRRSWLEALRLLSVTLLALVLMVLSINIVSELIGYIWPLGWHMRLCYTLETLSSVIVGSIVFGAIIMVFKGITKSELKLLNNQT; from the coding sequence TTGAGTCTTAGAGCAAAATGGCTAAAGATAAGTGGTTATGGAGCATTATGGTTAACATCGGCGACTTTTGTTACGAAGCTCATTGGCGTATTACAAAAGATACCACTGCAAAATCTAGCTGGTGATGCGGCATTTGGTATATATAATATCGTATATCCTATCTATCAGTTAATGATGGCTTTAGCCATCGCAGGCATTCCAACTGCACTAGCTTTTTATATCGCTCAAAAAAATGAAAAAGAGCAACATAATGTACTGTCAGTTGCTCTTATTGTTATTAGTGGAGCAGCAGTAGTAAGCTGTATGATCGGATTATTAGCTGCTCCTTGGTTAGCTAAGTTGATTGGTAATATCGAGGTCGTAACCTCCATCCGCATGTTAGCGCTTGCCCTATTGATAACGCCACTACTCGCTGTATATCGAGGGTACTATCAAGGAAAAGATGATGCTAGGGCATCTTCTATCTCACAACTCATTGAGCAATGCGTTCGTGTAGCTTGCATGCTATTACTGTTATGGATCGGTCTTATTTTCAATTGGTCAGATAGTAAGCTTGCTGCTGCTGTTATGTTCGGTTCTGTTATTGGAGCTATCGCAGCACTGATATGGTTGTTGTCTTATCAAAAAGGTAACAATCTTGTGAGGATAGAGCGTAAGTTATTAGTAACGGAAGGGAATATCTTATTCCGGATGGCTCTACCAACAGCCCTTGCGGCAATTGTTGTTCCGATGGTAGCTGTTGTTGACGCGATAAGTATTCCTCGCTTTATGCTTGGTGTAGGCGAGCAGGTTTCATTTGTTATGGCGGAGTTTGGTCGATATAGCCGTATTCAACCGCTTATTCAATTAGTATCCATGCTACTTGGAGCGTTTGCAGCAGGCTTTATTCCCAATTGGGTGAAGCAAGATAGTGCTGTGAATCTTGGTGATCGACTACTACTTATTCATCGGCTTGCATGGATGATTGGAGCAGCAGCAGCAGTTGGACTGTTTTTCCTGGCTTCGCCATTGAATATTATGCTGTATAAGGACGCTGAAAGTTTGACGACGTTCCGCATTCTTAGTTGGACAACCTTAGCAAGTAGTATGTTAGCTGTTCAAGTGCCTTTGCTGCAGGCAGCAGGGGTTAGAAAGCTTCCACTCTACTTATTACTTATAGCAGCCGGAAGTAAGGCAATATTAAACTATGCATTCGTTCCGATATGGGGTATTGAGGGAGCCGCATTAGCTGGTAATATTGCATTATTCGTTCCTGCTATTATTGGCGCACTTGCATTACGACGAGCGACAAACCATATGAATGTTGTTATGAATTGTAAGAGGCGTAGTTGGCTAGAGGCATTACGATTGCTTAGTGTGACCTTACTAGCGCTTGTACTCATGGTTTTATCCATTAATATTGTAAGTGAGCTAATCGGTTATATATGGCCACTTGGATGGCATATGCGCCTTTGTTACACGTTAGAGACACTATCCTCTGTAATTGTCGGATCTATAGTGTTCGGTGCCATAATAATGGTATTCAAAGGTATCACAAAATCGGAATTGAAGTTGCTAAATAACCAAACATGA
- a CDS encoding HU family DNA-binding protein, producing the protein MNKTDLINNIAEKNGLTKRDVETVLNGFLAEVTEALAGGDKVQLIGFGTFETRKRSGRVGRNPQTGADINIPETTVPAFKAGNKLKEAIK; encoded by the coding sequence ATGAACAAAACAGATCTAATTAATAACATTGCAGAAAAAAATGGTCTAACTAAACGTGATGTAGAAACTGTACTTAACGGTTTTCTTGCTGAAGTAACAGAAGCGCTTGCAGGTGGAGATAAAGTACAACTAATTGGTTTTGGTACTTTTGAAACTCGTAAACGTTCTGGACGTGTTGGTCGTAACCCTCAAACGGGTGCTGACATCAACATCCCTGAAACAACTGTTCCTGCTTTCAAAGCTGGTAACAAATTGAAAGAAGCTATTAAGTAG
- the spoVT gene encoding stage V sporulation protein T, with protein MKATGIVRRIDDLGRVVIPKEIRRTLRIREGDPLEIFVDRDGEVILKKYSPIGELGDFAKEYAESLFESVGHITLISDRDTIITVAGASKKELLDKSIGQTLEACMDNRKTHLETNSGSYEIVKDQSDTYSSYIIAPIIAGGDPIGTVVLLSKEDNVKVGNLEQKMAETAAAFLAKQMEQ; from the coding sequence ATGAAAGCTACAGGCATTGTTCGTCGTATTGACGATTTGGGTCGCGTTGTAATACCGAAAGAAATTCGTCGTACGTTAAGGATTCGTGAAGGTGATCCATTAGAAATATTTGTTGACCGCGATGGGGAAGTTATACTGAAAAAATATTCTCCAATTGGAGAATTAGGTGACTTTGCTAAGGAATATGCAGAATCGTTATTCGAAAGTGTTGGACATATTACGCTTATCTCTGATCGTGATACGATAATTACCGTTGCAGGCGCATCCAAAAAAGAATTGCTCGATAAATCTATTGGACAAACGTTGGAAGCTTGTATGGACAACCGTAAGACGCATCTTGAAACCAATAGTGGAAGTTATGAAATAGTTAAAGATCAGTCAGATACGTATAGCTCCTACATTATTGCACCAATTATTGCGGGTGGAGATCCGATTGGTACAGTAGTCTTACTTAGTAAAGAAGACAATGTTAAGGTAGGTAATCTAGAACAGAAAATGGCGGAGACAGCAGCTGCATTTCTAGCGAAACAAATGGAACAATAA
- the yabP gene encoding sporulation protein YabP, producing MMEQPKKQKQQDVKLTNRKLLELTGVTKVESFDSELFLLDTELGMLTITGHNLHMKHLSLEQGLVAIEGLVHSLAYSDGNNAGKGKGVFGKLFR from the coding sequence ATGATGGAACAACCGAAAAAGCAAAAGCAACAAGATGTGAAATTAACAAATCGGAAGTTATTAGAACTCACAGGAGTAACAAAGGTGGAGAGTTTTGATAGCGAGTTGTTTTTGCTAGATACGGAGCTAGGGATGTTAACGATAACTGGTCATAATCTACATATGAAACATCTAAGCCTAGAACAAGGCTTAGTCGCAATAGAGGGTCTGGTTCACTCACTCGCCTATTCTGATGGTAATAACGCCGGCAAGGGTAAAGGCGTATTCGGTAAGTTATTTCGATGA